The Bradyrhizobium oligotrophicum S58 genome contains the following window.
GTTGCGGATATTGCGCCAGCTTGGGTTCGCGGATTTCGCCGCGCGTGATCGCAAGCTGGATTAGCGCGCGCATGGCGGCGAGACCGCGGGAGACGACCTCACGGTAGTAGAAATCGGCAATCGCCGGGAAGCGCGGGCCCTCCGCGATAATGAGCCGGACGAGATCGCCGCGCCTTGTGCCGGCGACCTCCTGCAGGAACATGCGCGCCAAAGCCTCAACCATGTCGCGCACCGAGCCGCCTGCCGGTAGCGGTGCGGCCAGACGGCCGACGAAGGGCACGATCGCGGTGCGGATCAATTCCTCGAACATCGATTCCTTGTCCTTGAAGTGCAGGTAGATCGTCCCCTTGGCGACGCCGGCGCGCTTGGCAATGTCGTCGAGTCGGGTCGCGGCAAAGCCGCGGGCAATGAACTCGTC
Protein-coding sequences here:
- a CDS encoding TetR/AcrR family transcriptional regulator, which gives rise to MSGSITSNKRKSRAASPAAASRRADRAAERRVAIVQAAMDEFIARGFAATRLDDIAKRAGVAKGTIYLHFKDKESMFEELIRTAIVPFVGRLAAPLPAGGSVRDMVEALARMFLQEVAGTRRGDLVRLIIAEGPRFPAIADFYYREVVSRGLAAMRALIQLAITRGEIREPKLAQYPQLMIAPMMVAVLWKSLFERHAPLDAEAMLQAHLDLIFGPRRPT